In Macaca fascicularis isolate 582-1 chromosome X, T2T-MFA8v1.1, one DNA window encodes the following:
- the P2RY4 gene encoding P2Y purinoceptor 4 — MASTESSLLRSIGLSLGPGSSEVELDCWFDEDFKFILLPVSYAVVFVLGLGLNTPTLWLFIFRLRPWDATATYMFHLALSDTLYVLSLPTLIYYYAARNHWPFGTEICKFVRFLFYWNLYCSVLFLTCISVHRYLGICHPLRALRWGRPRLAGLICLAVWLVVAGCLVPNLFFVTTSTRGNTVLCHDTTRPEEFDHYVHFSSAVMGLLFGVPCLVTLVCYGLMARRLYQPLPGAAQSSSRLRSLRTIAVVLTVFAVCFVPFHITRTIYYLARLLEADCRVLNIVNVVYKVTRPLASANSCLDPVLYLLTGDKYRRQLHQLCGGGKPQPRTAASSLALVSLPEDSSCRWAATPQDSSFSTPRADRL; from the coding sequence ATGGCCAGTACAGAGTCCTCGCTGTTGAGATCCATAGGCCTCAGCCTAGGTCCTGGCAGCAGTGAGGTGGAGCTGGACTGTTGGTTTGATGAGGATTTCAAGTTCATCCTGCTTCCTGTGAGCTATGCAGTTGTCTTTGTGCTGGGCTTGGGCCTTAACACCCCAACCCTGTGGCTCTTCATCTTCCGCCTCCGACCCTGGGATGCAACTGCCACCTACATGTTCCACCTGGCATTGTCAGACACCTTGTATGTGCTGTCGCTGCCCACCCTCATCTACTATTATGCAGCCCGCAACCACTGGCCCTTTGGCACTGAGATCTGCAAGTTCGTCCGCTTTCTTTTCTATTGGAACCTCTACTGCAGCGTCCTTTTCCTCACCTGCATTAGCGTGCACCGCTACCTGGGCATCTGCCACCCACTTCGGGCACTACGCTGGGGCCGCCCTCGCCTCGCAGGCCTTATCTGCCTGGCAGTTTGGTTGGTCGTAGCCGGCTGCCTCGTGCCCAACCTGTTCTTCGTCACAACCAGCACCAGAGGGAACACCGTCCTGTGCCATGACACCACTCGGCCTGAAGAGTTTGACCACTATGTGCACTTCAGCTCGGCGGTCATGGGGCTGCTCTTTGGCGTGCCCTGCCTGGTCACTCTTGTTTGCTATGGGCTCATGGCCCGTCGCCTGTATCAGCCCTTGCCAGGCGCTGCACAGTCTTCTTCTCGTCTCCGATCTCTTCGCACCATAGCTGTGGTGCTGACCGTCTTCGCTGTCTGCTTCGTGCCTTTCCACATCACCCGCACCATTTACTACCTGGCAAGGCTGTTGGAAGCTGACTGCCGAGTGCTGAACATCGTCAACGTGGTCTATAAAGTGACTCGGCCCCTGGCCAGTGCCAACAGCTGCCTGGATCCTGTGCTCTACTTGCTCACTGGGGACAAATATCGACGTCAGCTCCATCAGCTCTGTGGTGGTGGCAAGCCCCAGCCCCGCACGGCTGCCTCTTCCCTGGCACTAGTGTCCCTGCCTGAGGATAGCAGCTGCAGGTGGGCAGCCACCCCCCAGGACAGTAGCTTCTCTACTCCTAGGGCAGATAGATTGTAA